In Streptomyces sp. NBC_00091, the following proteins share a genomic window:
- a CDS encoding MBL fold metallo-hydrolase has translation MLIAGFPAGAWGTNCYLVAPAAGEECVIIDPGHQAAQGVEETLKKHRLKPVAVVLTHGHIDHVASVVPVCGAHDVPAWIHPEDRYMMSDPEKALGRSIGMPLMGELTVGEPDDVRELTDGSSLKLAGMEFSVAHAPGHTKGSVTFRMPEQTDVPPVFFSGDLLFAGSIGRTDLPGGSHAEILQSLARVCLPLEDSTVVLSGHGPQTTIGRERTTNPYLREVAAGLGADPTAAPRRGM, from the coding sequence GTGCTGATTGCCGGATTCCCCGCCGGGGCCTGGGGGACCAATTGCTACCTGGTCGCCCCCGCCGCCGGTGAGGAGTGCGTCATCATCGACCCGGGCCACCAGGCCGCCCAGGGCGTCGAGGAGACGTTGAAGAAGCATCGGCTCAAGCCCGTCGCGGTCGTCCTCACCCACGGCCACATCGATCATGTGGCCTCGGTGGTCCCGGTGTGCGGAGCACACGACGTACCGGCCTGGATCCACCCCGAGGACCGCTACATGATGAGCGACCCGGAGAAGGCCCTCGGCCGCTCCATCGGGATGCCGCTCATGGGGGAACTGACCGTGGGGGAGCCGGACGACGTCCGCGAGCTCACCGACGGCAGCAGCCTGAAGCTGGCCGGGATGGAGTTCTCGGTGGCGCACGCGCCCGGGCATACCAAGGGGTCGGTGACCTTCCGGATGCCCGAGCAGACCGACGTTCCGCCGGTCTTCTTCTCGGGCGACCTGCTCTTCGCCGGCTCCATCGGACGCACCGACCTGCCCGGCGGCTCCCACGCCGAGATCCTCCAGTCGCTGGCCCGCGTGTGCCTGCCGCTGGAGGACTCGACGGTGGTGCTGTCCGGCCACGGTCCCCAGACCACCATCGGCCGCGAGCGCACGACCAACCCGTACCTCCGGGAAGTCGCCGCCGGCCTGGGCGCGGACCCGACCGCCGCCCCACGACGAGGAATGTGA
- a CDS encoding bifunctional (p)ppGpp synthetase/guanosine-3',5'-bis(diphosphate) 3'-pyrophosphohydrolase has translation MPDEVQPLSAAQPDPQAEPAAAAAATPPPAPPVKPAPARPAGSSNRVRARLARLGVQRSNPYNPVLEPLLRIVRSNDPKIETATLRQIEQAYQVAERWHRGQKRKSGDPYITHPLAVTTILAELGMDPATLMAGLLHDTVEDTEYGLEQLRRDFGDAVALLVDGVTKLDRVKFGEAAQAETVRKMVVAMAKDPRVLVIKLADRLHNMRTMRYLKREKQEKKARETLEIYAPLAHRLGMNTIKWELEDLAFAILYPKMYDEIVRLVAERAPKRDEYLAVVTDEVMVDLRAARIKATVTGRPKHYYSVYQKMIVRGRDFAEIYDLVGIRVLVDTVRDCYAALGTVHARWNPVPGRFKDYIAMPKFNMYQSLHTTVIGPSGKPVELQIRTFDMHRRAEYGIAAHWKYKQQTVAGTSKVRTDVPQAAKGSAGQDTVNDMAWLRQLLDWQKETEDPGEFLDSLRFDLSRNEVFVFTPKGDVIALPAGATSVDFAYAVHTEVGHRTIGARVNGRLVPLESTLDNGDLVEVFTSKAEGAGPSRDWLGFVKSPRARNKIRAWFSKERRDEAIEHGKDAIARAMRKQNLPIQRILTGDSLVTLAHEMRYPDISSLYAAIGEGHVAAQGVVQKLVQALGGEEAANEDIEESVPPSRGRAKRRGNADPGVVVKGVDDVWVKLARCCTPVPGDPIIGFVTRGSGVSVHRADCVNVDSLSQQPERMLEVEWAPTQSSVFLVAIQVEALDRSRLLSDVTRVLSDQHVNILSAAVQTSRDRVATSRFTFEMGDPKHLGHVLKAVRGVEGVYDVYRVTSARRP, from the coding sequence TTGCCAGACGAGGTCCAGCCACTCTCCGCCGCGCAGCCCGACCCGCAGGCCGAGCCGGCCGCGGCGGCCGCAGCCACGCCCCCGCCGGCCCCGCCGGTCAAGCCCGCTCCGGCGAGGCCGGCCGGGTCCTCCAACCGGGTGCGCGCCAGGCTGGCGCGCCTCGGCGTGCAGCGTTCCAACCCGTACAACCCGGTACTGGAACCCCTGCTCCGTATAGTCCGCAGCAACGACCCGAAGATCGAGACGGCGACGCTGCGCCAGATCGAGCAGGCCTACCAGGTCGCCGAACGCTGGCACCGCGGCCAGAAGCGCAAGAGCGGCGACCCGTACATCACCCACCCGCTCGCGGTGACCACCATCCTCGCCGAACTCGGCATGGACCCGGCCACCCTGATGGCGGGCCTGCTGCACGACACCGTCGAGGACACCGAGTACGGCCTGGAGCAGCTGCGCCGCGACTTCGGCGACGCCGTCGCCCTGCTCGTCGACGGGGTCACCAAGCTCGACCGGGTCAAGTTCGGCGAGGCCGCCCAGGCCGAGACCGTCCGCAAGATGGTCGTGGCCATGGCCAAGGACCCCCGGGTGCTGGTCATCAAGCTCGCCGACCGCCTGCACAACATGCGCACCATGCGCTACCTCAAGCGGGAGAAGCAGGAGAAGAAGGCCCGCGAGACCCTCGAGATCTACGCGCCGCTGGCCCACCGCCTCGGCATGAACACGATCAAGTGGGAGCTCGAGGACCTCGCCTTCGCGATCCTCTACCCCAAGATGTACGACGAGATCGTGCGCCTGGTCGCCGAGCGGGCGCCCAAGCGGGACGAGTACCTCGCCGTCGTCACGGACGAGGTGATGGTCGACCTGCGGGCCGCCCGGATCAAGGCCACCGTCACCGGCAGACCCAAGCACTACTACAGCGTCTACCAGAAGATGATCGTCCGCGGCCGTGACTTCGCGGAGATCTACGACCTGGTGGGCATCCGCGTCCTCGTGGACACCGTCCGGGACTGCTACGCCGCCCTCGGCACGGTGCACGCGCGCTGGAACCCGGTCCCCGGCCGGTTCAAGGACTACATCGCGATGCCCAAGTTCAACATGTACCAGTCGCTGCACACGACGGTCATCGGGCCCAGCGGCAAGCCGGTCGAGCTCCAGATCCGCACCTTCGACATGCACCGCCGCGCCGAGTACGGCATCGCCGCGCACTGGAAGTACAAGCAGCAGACCGTCGCCGGTACGTCGAAGGTACGGACCGACGTGCCCCAGGCCGCCAAGGGCAGCGCGGGCCAGGACACCGTCAACGACATGGCCTGGCTGCGCCAGCTGCTCGACTGGCAGAAGGAGACCGAGGACCCGGGCGAGTTCCTCGACTCGCTGCGCTTCGACCTCTCCCGCAACGAGGTCTTCGTCTTCACGCCCAAGGGCGACGTCATCGCGCTGCCCGCCGGGGCGACCTCCGTGGACTTCGCGTACGCGGTCCACACCGAGGTCGGCCACCGCACCATAGGGGCGCGGGTCAACGGGCGGCTCGTACCGCTCGAATCGACCCTCGACAACGGCGACCTGGTCGAGGTCTTCACCTCCAAGGCCGAGGGCGCGGGCCCCTCCCGCGACTGGCTCGGCTTCGTGAAGTCCCCGCGGGCCCGCAACAAGATCCGCGCCTGGTTCTCCAAGGAGCGCCGCGACGAGGCCATCGAGCACGGCAAGGACGCCATCGCGCGGGCGATGCGCAAGCAGAACCTGCCGATCCAGCGGATCCTGACCGGCGACTCCCTCGTCACGCTGGCGCACGAGATGCGCTACCCCGACATCTCCTCCCTCTACGCGGCGATCGGCGAGGGCCATGTGGCCGCGCAGGGCGTCGTGCAGAAGCTGGTCCAGGCGCTGGGCGGGGAGGAGGCCGCCAACGAGGACATCGAGGAGAGCGTCCCGCCGTCGCGCGGCCGCGCCAAGCGGCGCGGCAACGCCGATCCCGGTGTGGTCGTCAAGGGCGTCGACGACGTGTGGGTGAAGCTGGCCCGCTGCTGCACCCCGGTGCCGGGCGACCCGATCATCGGCTTCGTCACGCGAGGCAGTGGCGTATCGGTTCACCGCGCCGACTGCGTCAACGTCGACTCCCTCTCCCAGCAGCCGGAGCGCATGCTGGAGGTGGAGTGGGCGCCGACCCAGTCCTCCGTCTTCCTGGTCGCCATCCAGGTCGAGGCGCTGGACCGCTCCCGCCTGCTGTCGGACGTCACCCGGGTCCTGTCGGACCAGCACGTGAACATCCTCTCCGCGGCCGTGCAGACCTCCCGTGACCGGGTGGCCACCTCCCGGTTCACCTTCGAGATGGGTGACCCGAAGCACCTGGGCCACGTCCTGAAGGCGGTACGGGGCGTCGAGGGCGTCTACGACGTCTACCGCGTCACCTCGGCCCGCCGGCCTTAA
- a CDS encoding peptidylprolyl isomerase, producing MVTSDQRRRQLAREKYERQQKRRVEARRKSRQRLAVIGAAAAVVIATLVGLVVGGAFDGKDENDAAADPSASPSAPTPKKSPSPAMAIDDKAKYTFALKTSAGDVAFEMDAAKTPQTVNSFKSLADKGFFDKTKCHRLVTGGIHVLQCGDPEGTGMGGPGYNIPDENLDSLGKPNEQGQVIYPAGTVAMANTGKPGTGGSQFFLVYKDSPLAPSYTPFGKIDAAGLKVLDEVAKAGTADGATDGAPKTPVTIEKGTVTKN from the coding sequence GTGGTCACGAGCGATCAGCGTCGGCGACAGCTCGCCAGGGAGAAGTACGAGCGCCAGCAGAAGCGCCGCGTGGAGGCCCGCCGCAAGTCGCGGCAGCGTCTGGCGGTCATCGGCGCGGCCGCGGCCGTGGTGATCGCCACGCTGGTCGGCCTCGTCGTGGGCGGTGCCTTCGACGGCAAGGACGAGAACGACGCGGCGGCGGACCCCTCGGCGAGCCCGTCGGCGCCCACGCCGAAGAAGTCCCCCTCCCCCGCGATGGCGATCGACGACAAGGCGAAGTACACCTTCGCCCTGAAGACCAGCGCGGGCGACGTCGCGTTCGAGATGGACGCGGCGAAGACCCCGCAGACGGTCAACTCGTTCAAGTCGCTCGCCGACAAGGGCTTCTTCGACAAGACCAAGTGCCACCGCCTGGTGACCGGCGGGATCCACGTCCTGCAGTGCGGCGACCCGGAGGGCACCGGCATGGGCGGCCCCGGGTACAACATCCCCGACGAGAACCTGGACTCCCTGGGCAAGCCGAACGAGCAGGGCCAGGTGATCTACCCGGCCGGCACGGTGGCGATGGCGAACACCGGGAAGCCCGGCACCGGCGGCAGCCAGTTCTTCCTCGTCTACAAGGACAGCCCGCTCGCCCCGTCCTACACCCCCTTCGGCAAGATCGACGCGGCCGGCCTGAAGGTCCTGGACGAGGTGGCCAAGGCGGGGACCGCCGACGGAGCCACGGACGGCGCCCCCAAGACCCCCGTGACCATCGAGAAGGGCACCGTCACGAAGAACTGA
- a CDS encoding adenine phosphoribosyltransferase: MTTESSAELRELLLGRIKDVPDYPKPGVMFKDITPLLADPKAFAALTEALVELAVRYGATKIVGLEARGFILAAPVAVQAGIGFVPVRKAGKLPGATLAQSYELEYGTAEIEVHAEDLSAGDRVMVIDDVLATGGTAEASLELIRRAGAEVAGVAVLMELSFLPGRAKLAGALAGAPLDALIVV; encoded by the coding sequence GTGACCACGGAATCCTCCGCCGAACTCCGCGAGCTGCTGCTCGGCCGGATCAAGGACGTTCCGGACTACCCGAAGCCGGGTGTGATGTTCAAGGACATCACCCCGCTGCTCGCCGACCCGAAGGCCTTCGCGGCGCTGACGGAGGCGCTGGTGGAACTGGCCGTCCGGTACGGCGCCACGAAGATCGTCGGACTGGAGGCGCGGGGATTCATCCTCGCGGCCCCGGTCGCGGTACAGGCGGGCATCGGCTTCGTCCCCGTACGCAAGGCCGGGAAGCTGCCGGGCGCGACGCTCGCGCAGTCGTACGAGCTGGAGTACGGCACCGCGGAGATCGAGGTCCACGCGGAGGACCTGTCGGCCGGTGACCGGGTCATGGTCATCGACGACGTCCTGGCGACCGGGGGCACCGCCGAGGCCTCGCTGGAGCTGATCCGGCGGGCCGGTGCCGAGGTCGCCGGGGTGGCGGTCCTGATGGAGCTGTCGTTCCTGCCGGGGCGTGCCAAGCTCGCCGGTGCGCTGGCGGGGGCCCCGCTGGATGCGCTGATCGTGGTCTGA
- a CDS encoding DUF2470 domain-containing protein, with the protein MSRPHGIPLPSAQRSSDSNETESAFDDVKQGQPRPREGVRQLTGAERVRTLVESNASVSLTLPGAPDQAEWWTGVPVARTVTPDGDVILLVSGESAAARAAAHAQDDDLTAVIEITDVAPVSVPHRIRGRARLAGWLTPVRGDDRAACAALLAERRPVGELLGISESLDPPYAGRPAWTLLRLEVGEIRVDDLWGAEQVDPEELAAAEPDPLTAHESELLQHLASAHAERVADLCGLLGSRAAAGMTAVPLALDRLGLRVRFTGGPGRASFDARFDFPQPVTDVCGLRRAMRALFAAAAH; encoded by the coding sequence ATGTCTCGACCACATGGGATCCCCCTGCCCAGTGCGCAGCGAAGTTCGGATTCCAACGAAACGGAATCCGCTTTCGACGACGTTAAGCAAGGTCAGCCGCGTCCCAGGGAAGGCGTTCGGCAGCTCACCGGAGCCGAACGCGTACGAACCCTCGTAGAGTCCAACGCCTCAGTATCCCTCACGCTGCCGGGTGCTCCTGACCAGGCGGAGTGGTGGACAGGGGTGCCGGTCGCACGGACCGTCACCCCGGACGGGGACGTGATTCTCCTGGTATCAGGGGAATCCGCGGCTGCCAGGGCAGCCGCTCACGCCCAGGACGACGACCTCACGGCCGTGATCGAGATCACGGATGTGGCGCCGGTGTCCGTGCCCCATCGTATACGGGGCCGCGCCCGCCTCGCCGGGTGGCTGACCCCGGTGCGCGGGGACGACCGCGCGGCCTGCGCGGCGCTGCTCGCGGAGCGCCGGCCGGTGGGCGAGCTGCTGGGCATCTCGGAGTCGCTGGACCCGCCGTACGCCGGCCGCCCGGCCTGGACGCTGCTGCGCCTGGAGGTGGGCGAGATCCGGGTGGACGACCTGTGGGGCGCCGAGCAGGTGGACCCGGAGGAGCTGGCCGCGGCCGAGCCGGACCCGCTGACGGCCCACGAGTCGGAGCTGCTCCAGCACCTGGCCTCCGCACACGCCGAGCGCGTCGCCGACCTGTGCGGGCTGCTGGGATCCCGGGCGGCGGCCGGGATGACGGCCGTCCCGCTGGCCCTCGACCGTCTCGGGCTGCGCGTGCGCTTCACCGGCGGCCCCGGCCGGGCCTCCTTCGACGCCCGCTTCGACTTCCCGCAGCCGGTGACGGACGTCTGCGGCCTGCGCCGGGCGATGCGCGCCCTGTTCGCCGCCGCCGCTCACTGA
- a CDS encoding replication-associated recombination protein A, producing MEPDLFTAAAEDRREKDPASSPLAVRMRPRTLDEVVGQQHLLKPGSPLRRLVGEGAGGPAGASSVILWGPPGIGKTTLAYVVSQATQKRFVELSAITAGVKEVRAVIEGAKRAAGGYGKETVLFLDEIHRFSKAQQDSLLPAVENRWVTLIAATTENPYFSIISPLLSRSLLLTLEPLTDEDLSALMRRALTEERGLGGAVTLPADAEAHLLRIAGGDARRALTALEAGAGSAIAKGEEEITLRTLEEAVDRAAVRYDRDGDQHYDVASALIKSIRGSDVDAALHYLARMIEAGEDPRFIARRLMISASEDIGLADPTALPLAVAAAQAVAMIGFPEAALTLSHTTIALALAPKSNTATTAIGAALADVRAGLAGAVPAHLRDGHYKGAAKLGHAVGYVYPHDVPGAIAAQQYAPDEIHGKRYYEPTRYGAEARYADVVDKVRERLRGSGS from the coding sequence GTGGAACCAGATCTCTTCACCGCAGCCGCCGAGGACCGCCGGGAGAAGGACCCCGCGAGCTCCCCGCTCGCCGTCCGGATGCGCCCGCGCACCCTGGACGAGGTCGTCGGCCAGCAGCACCTGCTGAAGCCGGGCTCACCGCTGCGGCGGCTGGTGGGGGAGGGCGCCGGGGGACCGGCCGGGGCCTCGTCGGTGATCCTGTGGGGGCCGCCGGGCATCGGGAAGACCACCCTCGCCTATGTGGTCAGCCAGGCCACGCAGAAGCGGTTCGTCGAGCTGTCGGCGATCACGGCGGGCGTCAAGGAGGTCCGGGCCGTCATCGAGGGCGCCAAGCGCGCCGCCGGCGGCTACGGCAAGGAGACCGTCCTCTTCCTCGACGAGATCCACCGCTTCAGCAAGGCGCAGCAGGACTCGCTGCTGCCGGCCGTGGAGAACCGCTGGGTCACCCTGATCGCGGCGACCACGGAGAATCCGTACTTCTCGATCATCTCCCCACTGCTGTCGCGCTCGCTGCTGCTCACGCTGGAACCGCTGACCGACGAGGACCTGAGCGCGCTGATGCGGCGCGCGCTGACGGAGGAGCGGGGGCTGGGCGGGGCGGTCACCCTGCCGGCCGACGCCGAGGCGCACCTGCTGCGGATCGCCGGGGGAGACGCCCGCCGGGCGCTGACCGCGCTGGAGGCGGGGGCCGGCTCGGCCATCGCCAAGGGCGAGGAGGAGATCACCCTCCGGACGCTGGAGGAGGCGGTCGACCGGGCCGCGGTCCGCTACGACCGGGACGGCGACCAGCACTACGACGTGGCGAGCGCGCTGATCAAGTCGATCCGGGGTTCGGACGTGGACGCCGCCCTGCACTACCTGGCCCGGATGATCGAGGCGGGGGAGGACCCCCGGTTCATCGCGCGGCGCCTGATGATCTCCGCGAGCGAGGACATCGGCCTGGCCGACCCGACGGCCCTGCCGCTCGCGGTCGCGGCTGCCCAGGCGGTGGCGATGATCGGCTTCCCGGAGGCCGCCCTGACCCTGTCGCACACCACCATCGCGCTGGCGCTCGCGCCGAAGTCGAACACCGCCACGACCGCGATCGGCGCCGCGCTGGCCGACGTACGGGCCGGGCTGGCCGGGGCCGTGCCCGCGCACCTGCGGGACGGGCACTACAAGGGCGCGGCGAAGCTGGGGCACGCGGTGGGCTACGTGTACCCGCACGACGTGCCGGGCGCCATCGCCGCGCAGCAGTACGCGCCGGACGAGATCCACGGCAAGCGGTACTACGAGCCGACGCGCTACGGGGCCGAGGCGCGGTACGCGGACGTGGTGGACAAGGTCCGCGAGCGCCTGCGGGGCTCCGGCTCCTGA
- a CDS encoding HNH endonuclease family protein, translated as MGRRAPLIAAVAAALLAGGCHHGDAETARASAAPLVGRIPLASPGFPPDAATAKALLAGLKVEWGRNWQTYQREKFGRYWSDETGAVGGRNGCDTRDDVLRRDLAELREGDRNPCVVVSGVLHDPYTGKELPYSYRRASQIQTDHVVALGAAWRGGAYAWTPQRRLEYANDLDVLLAVDKQTNQDKGSRTADKWRPPRQAYWCEYGRRYTGIKAKYRLSVTPPEKLALQELLAACPQ; from the coding sequence ATGGGACGCCGTGCTCCGCTCATCGCCGCCGTGGCGGCGGCGCTGCTGGCCGGCGGCTGCCATCACGGGGACGCCGAGACGGCCAGGGCGAGCGCCGCCCCGCTGGTGGGGCGGATCCCGCTCGCGAGCCCCGGGTTCCCGCCGGACGCCGCCACCGCGAAGGCGCTGCTGGCGGGGCTGAAGGTCGAGTGGGGCCGGAACTGGCAGACGTACCAGCGGGAGAAGTTCGGCAGGTACTGGTCGGACGAGACCGGCGCCGTCGGCGGGCGCAACGGCTGCGACACCCGGGACGACGTCCTGCGCAGGGACCTCGCCGAGCTGCGCGAGGGCGACCGCAACCCCTGTGTGGTGGTGTCCGGTGTGCTGCACGATCCGTACACCGGCAAGGAGCTCCCGTACTCCTACCGGCGCGCCTCGCAGATCCAGACCGACCACGTCGTGGCGCTGGGCGCGGCCTGGCGGGGCGGTGCGTACGCGTGGACACCGCAGCGCAGGCTGGAGTACGCCAACGACCTGGACGTACTGCTCGCTGTGGACAAGCAGACCAACCAGGACAAGGGCAGCAGGACGGCCGACAAGTGGCGGCCGCCGCGGCAGGCGTACTGGTGCGAGTACGGGCGGCGCTACACCGGCATCAAGGCCAAGTACCGGCTGTCCGTCACCCCGCCCGAGAAGCTCGCGCTCCAGGAGCTGCTGGCCGCCTGCCCTCAGTGA
- a CDS encoding vitamin K epoxide reductase family protein: protein MTTTGAGADTAPRTFGGSRALALLLVITGAAGLLAAWVITLDKFKLLEDPNFTPGCSLNPIVSCGNIMKSEQAAAFGFPNPMLGLVAYGIVVCVGMSLLAGARFGRWYWLTLNAGTLFGVGFCTWLMYQSLYNINSLCLWCCLAWVATILMFWYVTSHNVRQGLLPAPGWLRGFLDEFTWVLPVLHIGIIGMLILTRWWDFWTS from the coding sequence ATGACGACAACTGGCGCTGGCGCGGACACCGCTCCGCGGACCTTCGGCGGGAGCCGGGCGCTGGCCCTGCTGCTGGTCATCACGGGAGCGGCGGGCCTGCTCGCCGCGTGGGTGATCACCCTCGACAAGTTCAAGCTGCTGGAGGACCCGAACTTCACGCCGGGCTGCAGCCTGAACCCGATCGTCTCCTGCGGCAACATCATGAAGAGCGAGCAGGCGGCCGCCTTCGGCTTCCCGAACCCGATGCTGGGCCTGGTCGCCTACGGGATCGTGGTCTGCGTCGGCATGAGCCTGCTGGCCGGGGCCCGGTTCGGCCGCTGGTACTGGCTGACCCTCAACGCGGGGACCCTCTTCGGCGTCGGATTCTGCACCTGGCTGATGTACCAGTCGCTGTACAACATCAACTCGCTGTGCCTGTGGTGCTGTCTGGCCTGGGTCGCCACGATCCTGATGTTCTGGTACGTCACCTCGCACAACGTGCGCCAGGGCCTGCTGCCCGCCCCCGGCTGGCTGCGCGGCTTCCTGGACGAGTTCACCTGGGTCCTGCCCGTGCTGCACATCGGGATCATCGGCATGCTGATCCTGACCCGCTGGTGGGACTTCTGGACCTCCTGA
- the hisS gene encoding histidine--tRNA ligase — MATFQAPKGTYDLIPPVSVKYLAVREAISAPLRNSGYGYIETPGFEDVGLFARGVGESTDIVSKEMYAFETKGGDQLALRPEGTASVLRAALEASLHKKGNLPVKLWYSGSYYRYEKPQKGRYRHFSQVGAEAIGAEDPALDAELIILADQAYRSLGLRNFRILLNSLGDKECRPVYREALQTFLGGLDLDEETVRRAEINPLRVLDDKRPEVQKQLVGAPVLRDYLCDACKAYHEEVRTLVTAAGVAFEDDEKLVRGLDYYTRTTFEFVHDGLGSQSAVGGGGRYDGLSEMIGGPALPSVGWALGVDRTVLALEAEGVELDIPASTAVFAVALGEAKPAVFGLVTELRKAGVAADMSYGGKGLKGAMKDANRSGARFAIVAGDRDLAEGVVQLKDMESGEQAAVAVADVVAEIKARLA, encoded by the coding sequence GTGGCTACTTTCCAGGCCCCCAAGGGCACGTACGACCTGATCCCGCCGGTTTCCGTGAAGTACCTGGCGGTGCGCGAGGCCATCTCCGCACCCCTGAGGAACTCCGGCTACGGCTACATCGAGACCCCCGGCTTCGAGGACGTCGGCCTCTTCGCCCGCGGCGTCGGCGAGTCCACCGACATCGTCTCCAAGGAGATGTACGCCTTCGAGACCAAGGGCGGCGACCAGCTGGCCCTGCGCCCCGAGGGCACCGCTTCGGTCCTGCGCGCCGCGCTGGAGGCCAGCCTGCACAAGAAGGGCAACCTGCCGGTCAAGCTCTGGTACTCGGGCTCCTACTACCGCTACGAGAAGCCGCAGAAGGGCCGCTACCGCCACTTCTCGCAGGTCGGGGCCGAGGCCATCGGCGCCGAGGACCCGGCGCTGGACGCCGAGCTGATCATCCTCGCCGACCAGGCGTACCGCTCGCTGGGCCTGCGCAACTTCCGGATCCTGCTGAACTCGCTGGGCGACAAGGAATGCCGTCCGGTGTACCGGGAGGCGCTGCAGACCTTCCTGGGCGGCCTCGACCTCGACGAGGAGACCGTCCGCCGGGCCGAGATCAACCCGCTGCGCGTCCTCGACGACAAGCGGCCCGAGGTGCAGAAGCAGCTCGTCGGCGCCCCGGTGCTGCGCGACTACCTGTGCGACGCGTGCAAGGCGTACCACGAGGAGGTCCGGACCCTGGTCACGGCCGCCGGAGTCGCCTTCGAGGACGACGAGAAGCTCGTGCGCGGCCTCGACTACTACACCCGCACCACCTTCGAGTTCGTCCACGACGGCCTGGGCTCGCAGTCCGCGGTGGGCGGCGGCGGCCGCTACGACGGCCTGTCCGAGATGATCGGCGGACCGGCGCTGCCGTCGGTCGGCTGGGCGCTCGGCGTGGACCGGACCGTACTCGCCCTCGAGGCGGAGGGCGTGGAGCTGGACATCCCGGCCTCGACCGCGGTGTTCGCGGTCGCGCTGGGCGAGGCCAAGCCGGCCGTGTTCGGCCTGGTGACCGAGCTGCGCAAGGCCGGCGTCGCGGCCGACATGTCGTACGGGGGCAAGGGCCTCAAGGGCGCCATGAAGGACGCGAACCGCAGCGGTGCGCGCTTCGCGATCGTCGCGGGCGACCGCGACCTCGCCGAGGGCGTGGTCCAGCTGAAGGACATGGAGTCCGGCGAGCAGGCCGCCGTGGCGGTCGCGGACGTGGTCGCCGAGATCAAGGCCCGCCTGGCCTGA
- a CDS encoding DUF349 domain-containing protein — protein sequence MSSDPWGRVDETGTVYVRTSEGEQVVGSWQAGTPEEALAYFERKYEGLVVEIGLLERRVRTTDLSAKDAHTAIEHLRTQVDEHHAVGDLAALRVRLDKLVSTVDSRREERKVQKAKQADEARVAKDALVTEAEQLAQSDQWRSAGERLRALVDIWKGLPRLDRKSDDELWHRFSHARSAFSKRRKAHFAALDAQREDARKAKEKLVAEAESLSKSTDWGPTAARYRELMDSWKAAGRAQRESEDDLWNRFRGAQDVFFAARGEVFAERDAEQVENLKLKEELAVEAEKLVPVADLKAARAAFRSINERWEAIGHVPRDARPKVEGRMHAVERAIQEAEEGEWRRTNPEARARAAGLTGQLQAAVDKLRGQIDAARAAGNNSKADKLARELEGRQALLDQALKGLEEFGG from the coding sequence GTGAGCAGCGACCCGTGGGGCCGAGTCGACGAGACCGGCACCGTGTACGTGCGTACTTCCGAGGGCGAGCAGGTCGTCGGCTCGTGGCAGGCGGGCACCCCTGAGGAGGCCCTGGCCTACTTCGAGCGCAAGTACGAGGGCTTGGTGGTCGAGATCGGCCTCCTCGAACGGCGGGTGCGGACCACCGATCTGTCCGCCAAGGACGCCCATACGGCGATCGAGCACCTGCGGACCCAGGTGGACGAGCACCACGCCGTGGGTGACCTCGCGGCGCTGCGCGTCCGGCTCGACAAGCTGGTGTCGACGGTGGACTCGCGCCGCGAGGAGCGCAAGGTCCAGAAGGCCAAGCAGGCGGACGAGGCCCGGGTGGCCAAGGACGCGCTGGTCACCGAGGCGGAGCAGCTGGCGCAGAGCGACCAGTGGCGCAGCGCCGGTGAGCGGCTGCGTGCGCTGGTGGACATCTGGAAGGGCCTGCCCCGGCTCGACCGTAAGTCGGACGACGAGCTGTGGCACCGCTTCTCGCACGCCCGCTCCGCCTTCTCCAAGCGCCGCAAGGCCCACTTCGCCGCGCTGGACGCCCAGCGCGAGGACGCCCGCAAGGCCAAGGAGAAGCTGGTCGCGGAGGCCGAGTCGCTGTCGAAGTCGACGGACTGGGGTCCGACGGCCGCCCGCTACCGCGAGCTGATGGACAGCTGGAAGGCGGCGGGCCGGGCGCAGCGCGAGTCCGAGGACGACCTGTGGAACCGTTTCCGCGGCGCGCAGGACGTGTTCTTCGCGGCGCGCGGCGAGGTCTTCGCGGAGCGCGACGCCGAGCAGGTCGAGAACCTGAAGCTGAAGGAGGAGCTGGCCGTCGAGGCGGAGAAGCTCGTCCCGGTGGCGGACCTGAAGGCGGCCCGTGCCGCGTTCCGCTCCATCAACGAGCGCTGGGAGGCCATCGGCCACGTCCCGCGCGACGCCCGTCCCAAGGTCGAGGGCCGGATGCACGCCGTGGAGCGGGCCATCCAGGAGGCCGAGGAGGGCGAGTGGCGGCGTACGAACCCGGAGGCGCGGGCCCGTGCGGCCGGTCTGACGGGGCAGCTGCAGGCGGCCGTCGACAAGCTGCGCGGGCAGATCGACGCGGCGCGCGCGGCCGGCAACAACTCCAAGGCCGACAAGCTGGCCCGGGAGCTTGAGGGCCGCCAGGCCCTGCTGGACCAGGCGCTGAAGGGCCTGGAGGAGTTCGGCGGCTGA